One segment of Argiope bruennichi chromosome 11, qqArgBrue1.1, whole genome shotgun sequence DNA contains the following:
- the LOC129956714 gene encoding uncharacterized protein LOC129956714: MPPKKSNLNNERSREARRKRVERAHKSAEQITTRNAAQRIRTAEGCAQESQEQHEERLRQTITRTRAARERNIAAARVQQRQRQQTSRSLIRASFVRLAFEYAPDINYSAHPKIGIGAMDKVCQYCQALKFRNETPGMCCASGKVVLSPLPTPPEPLLSLLAGESDDSKLFLRKIRKFNSCFQMTSFGATKICDIASNGRNFETTFKVQGQVYHKIGSLLPMPDDDPKFLQIYFMGNCEERVTTRCQYNFIDQAQERKIVLLLENFLDDQNQLIRLFKRVSPRLQNDNYQIVIKADKVPLGEHAGRFNAPTVDEVAVIMVGDPVDRRAIKITRRDNTVSTISDLHRSYDALQYPLIFWQGQDEYHLNIKQCNPNTGAEGDKKTSSMNYYAHRLMVRLNQNNYILRYRQLFHQYIVDMYAKVESERLRFIRYNQAKLRSEEYIHLRDAVVGNIDGNLNPNDIGNAFILPSSYIGSPRNMQEYIQDAMTYVRHYGRPDLFITFTFFGITRCWLYSIEWQKRGLPHAHILIWLQDKIRSEEIDQIISAEIPGPSIDQKLFDIVTKHMIYGPCGALNMTSPCMENGKCKKNFPKPYTNDTITDIDGYPMYRRRNTDNGGHTFTMRLPNFTNQVEFDNQWVVPYSPLLSKTYEAHINVELCSSTLIYSDVPRYFTWNKSGKKWEPRKQGKPHPSITGIFKAKTLGRLYTVHPKQRECFYLRLLLVNVPGPTSFEFLRTFNGRVFNTYQDACRELHLLEDDNHWDLTLADAALTSTPNNIRQLFAIVLTTCYPSQAQFLWEKYKNCMTEDILHRIRQTDQCQNIDYTPQMYNEALVLIEDLCVLISNLPLNHYGMPSPDRPATDLVNTDLQREKQYDHGILATIIGNSEPLLTAEQKIIYDRIMLTVADEQGGFFFLGRTRVEPTQQQGQEQVEEPLTAYAAVRLMPNRDPVQASLLSDGLDRPSWLQYHLFGMIPHPRYHFRCHL, from the exons atGCCACCGAAAAAATCTAACCTCAACAACGAGCGGAGCAGAGAGGCACGACGCAAACGTGTTGAAAGAGCTCATAAGTCGGCAGAACAAATCACAACTAGAAATGCAGCTCAAAGAATCAGGACAGCAGAGGGTTGTGCACAAGAATCTCAAGAACAGCATGAAGAACGTCTGCGACAGACTATTACGAGAACAAGAGCGGCACGAGAACGAAACATAGCTGCAGCACGAGTACAACAGCGACAGAGGCAGCAGACCAGCCGCTCATTAATACGTGCATCATTTGTTCGTCTTGCTTTCGAATATGCACCAGATATTAACTACTCTGCGCATCCAAAAATTGGTATCGGTGCAATGGATAAAGTATGTCAATATTGTCAGGCATTGAAATTTCGGAATGAAACACCCGGCATGTGCTGCGCATCAGGAAAAGTTGTGCTGTCACCTCTACCCACTCCGCCGGAACCTTTATTATCCCTTCTTGCTGGCGAGTCAgacgattcaaaattatttttgcgtaAGATACGCAAATTTAATTCTTGCTTCCAAATGACGTCATTTGGGGCAACTAAAATTTGCGATATCGCATCCAATGGGCGTAATTTTGAAACTACATTCAAAGTACAAGGCCAGGTGTACCATAAAATCGGATCATTGTTGCCAATGCCTGATGATGAtccaaaatttcttcaaatttattttatgggcAATTGTGAAGAGCGCGTGACAACTCGGTGCCAGTATAATTTCATTGACCAAGCACAGGAAAGAAAGATTGTGTTATTGCTGGAAAATTTTTTAGACGATCAGAATCAACTAATTCGATTGTTTAAAAGAGTTTCGCCACGATTGCAAAATGACAACTATCAAATCGTCATAAAAGCAGACAAAGTACCATTAGGTGAACATGCTGGCAGATTCAACGCTCCAACTGTTGATGAGGTTGCCGTTATTATGGTTGGCGATCCAGTTGACAGAAGAGCTATAAAAATTACACGGCGAGACAACACTGTCAGTACCATTTCGGATCTACACCGTTCATATGACGCACTGCAATATCCATTAATATTTTGGCAAGGACAGGATGAATATCACCTTAACATCAAACAGTGTAATCCAAATACCG gtgcTGAAGGAGATAAAAAAACTAGTTCAATGAACTACTACGCACACAGATTGATGGTTAGACTAAATCAGAACAACTATATCCTTCGATATCGTCAGCTATTCCATCAATACATTGTTGATATGTATGCTAAGGTTGAAAGCGAACGATTGCGGTTCATTCGATACAACCAGGCTAAATTACGATCGGAAGAATACATTCACTTACGAGATGCTGTTGTTGGAAATATCGATGGAAATTTAAACCCCAATGACATCGGTAATGCTTTCATTTTACCTTCAAGCTACATCGGCAGTCCACGGAACATGCAGGAATACATACAAGATGCAATGACTTACGTACGTCATTACGGCCGACCAGATTTGTTCATTACATTCACAT tttttggtATCACACGTTGTTGGCTGTATTCGATTGAGTGGCAAAAGCGAGGTTTGCCTCATGCCCACATTTTAATTTGGCTTCAAGATAAAATCCGTTCTGAAGAAATTGATCAAATAATTTCAGCCGAAATTCCAGGCCCATCAATTGATCAAAAATTGTTCGATATTGTTACCAAACACATGATCTACGGGCCGTGCGGTGCTTTGAACATGACGTCACCATGCATGGAAAatggaaaatgcaagaaaaatttccCAAAGCCGTATACGAATGACACTATCACGGATATTGATGGTTATCCAATGTATCGCCGCAGAAATACTGATAATGGTGGCCACACATTCACAATGCGACTGCCGAATTTTACAAATCAAGTAGAATTTGACAATCAGTGGGTGGTACCATACTCACCATTACTTTCAAAAACTTATGAGGCTCATATCAATGTCGAGCTTTGCAGTtct ACATTGATATATAGTGATGTTCCACGTTATTTCACATGGAACAAATCCGGTAAAAAATGGGAGCCACGAAAACAAGGAAAACCACATCCTTCCATTACAGGCATATTCAAAGCTAAGACATTGGGGCGGCTTTACACGGTACATCCGAAGCAACGTGAGTGCTTCTATTTACGTTTGTTATTGGTGAATGTTCCCGGACCAACGTCTTTTGAATTTTTGCGAACATTTAATGGCCGAGTATTCAATACATACCAAGATGCATGCCGTGAACTGCATTTGCTAGAAGACGATAACCATTGGGACTTAACGCTTGCTGATGCTGCGTTAACATCAACGCCCAATAACATTCGTCAGCTGTTTGCAATTGTTTTGACGACATGTTATCCATCGCAGGCACAATTTTTgtgggaaaaatataaaaattgtatgacAGAAGACATATTGCACCGAATTAGACAAACAGATCAATGCCAAAACATTGATTATACGCCACAGATGTATAATGAAGCGTTAGTGCTGATCGAGGATTtatgtgttttaatttcaaatttaccaCTTAATCATTATGGTATGCCATCACCTGATCGCCCAGCCACCGACTTAGTCAACACCGATTTACAACGAGAAAAACAATATGACCATGGTATTTTAGCAACAATTATCGGGAACAGTGAGCCATTATTGACAgcagaacaaaaaattatttatgatcggaTTATGCTGACTGTTGCTGATGAGCAaggcgggtttttttttcttggacGCACCAGGGTGGAACCG acgcagcaacAAGGTCaggagcaagttgaggagccatTGACAGCTTATGCCgccgtgcgcttaatgccaaatagagatcctgtgcaggcgtcgttgctcagTGACGGCCTTgaccggccttcctggttacagtatcACTTGTTTGGAATGATTCCACATCCtagataccactttcggtgccacttgtaa